The genomic window TGATTCTAGGAGAATTGATTTatctgggacggagggagcagTTCAGAATATCCAAAGCATATGCAGAAAAAGAGGGGCACATACCTCCGGCCAGCTAAAACTTTGGCCATGTTCCCATTATTATTTGTAACAAAGACATCACTCTCATCACAAACAATGAAGTCAATTGCAGCCAGCCGTGAAGAAAAAGGAAGGAAGGGATTCAAATCATCCCCAGCAAGCTTCTCCTTAGTGTAGAAATTTGCGAAGAGTTCCCTAAGAGGTTGGAGAGTTTCATCTCCGCCATATATTTCTCCAGAAGCAACATATAGAAGTGTATCGTTGCCAAAACCAAGAGCTCGGAGCATTAACCCAACTTCATGAGGAGTAAGTGGGCATTTCCCCCTGCTGCGTTCATCTTCAGCACTCAACTCCTGTTATGAATCAATGTAAAATCAATCCATCACTCAAAACGTAAAGGTGACACAATCTGCCAACCAATGATTTGAACTTTGGCATCTAGAATGATGAATGTGTGATTATATAATTTGATGCATTTTTAGGAAATATAAGAAAGGCACAGGTCATATTCAATAACAAGCAAAAGGAAATAAAATGGAAAAAAATTATATGCCGATGGCAGACTAGTATTTGGATAATATACCATAGGGAAATCTCACCAAGTTTCAAGAGTCTTACAGGTAATGTATCCCATCGTTTCCTAATTTCACCCAattcctttctttctttttcaccGCCACCGTAGTAACAGCCAGAAAATGCAAGCATGTCAGGTTCAAACCTGATGAACAAGCAACAGTTATGATAAAAAATTTGTACTTTCATGGTTAATCATAAGTTCAATTATCAAAAGCCCACATTGAATTATAATAAACAACCAGAGTTTACCTCAAATGAACGGCAACATATCGTGTGTTCATGAGTCTCAGCTTTTGAACAAGTTTCTGACCCATGGCATGTATAGAACTCGTAAATTTTAAAGCATGAAAATTTACTCGGCAACGCAACTTTTGCAAATCTTCATCAAGATCGCTAGTGAGCCTATAATCAAACTTTGTTAATTGCAAAGCCTGCAAAGATTAAGACTGTTCAGTCAATAGGGAAGTATGTCTACGTCTACTTTTCATCTGTctacagtcacttggcacctgagATTTTTATTTATGATGAATACACATAACAAATATCTTCAAAAGGAAATTATAATATATGCTCGTGTTAACACCCAAAGGGCCAGACCGGAACCATGCAACAGATAAACTATTGTATATAATGAAATGTTCGTCTTAACACCCACCCATCCAAAATATTGTAATCAAACACAACATCTAAAATGAAACAAATTGATAACTAAGATGACATAACTGACATGTTTTCCTTGCACATGATATATCACTACAAAGACAGGCAGACAGTAAACTAGGAAGAAAAAACAAGTATGCACTATATTACTATAGAAACAATATGCAACATAAGTTTCCAGGCCATTACACAGGTTTGGCAGGTTACTTACTCGCCTTCGCATGAGTATTGGCAAAACTTCATCAATGTAAAACTCAGGCATTGATTTCCTAGGTGCACGCATGGTCCATGGTAGTTTATCCATTGACAACATTACTTCATAAGGGATCCTTTTGACAATAGTTACATCCTTTGATAGGTAGGAAATGAACCACTCCACGTCAAAAATGTCGGAGAAGTCACTGCATACGAAATTTGAAGTCAAGCCATTTTGGAACAGTAACATTCAGAAAACGCCTGTAATTTCTAGTTTTCAATTCACCTATCGTCCTTCCAGAATGAGTGGTGGTCTAACTCAGGTACAACAAGTGTGGCATTCAAAATCCAGGCAACTACAACAGCATCTGTTATCTGCAAACTGAACATCATAAAGGTAACACAAGGGATgatagaaacaaaacaaccagACGTTGGAAGACAATCATACCCCTATGCGCTGCTGATTCAGGCCCCCGCTAGTAGcaatcaacaagtaaccagttgaTCTGTTCTCTGGCACAGCAGCTGAAAGATGAACATGGAAAACTAGATTGTCATTTTTTTTTGACAATATTAGTTCAAGAGAGAAAGTGATTAACTTTACAAACTAACATCTGAAATCTGCGCTTCTCCCACTGCATCCATAGTACATGCTGGAATACTTGGATTCCCAAATATCAATAGGTTCGTAGTTTCTATGCTGCACATTTTCAGGATTGTAAATGGTCAAGCGGTATTCGGTAATTGCCAAGGAAGTTGAGATAATATTCAGATTATAAAGTATGAAAAACAGTACAGGCAGAACTTGCGAAAGATGGCAACAGAGAACATTTAATTAAGGCACACAAAAAATAGTATTTCAACGACATTCTGTTGAAACTTCACATTGCCAGAAAATACTAAACACTTGCACTCAATTTCTCAAAATGTCCACGAGTCCTAACGATGTGGCAGGTGTAGCCGTCAAGTGACACAAAAACAGAACTTTTCTTTCACCTCAACCAGGCTATAACACGCAAGAGATCACGCAACGACAAAATTCCGTGGAATTAGACAGCAGGGCAGTCAAGCCTCCAACAAATTACCTGCTTGGATCGCCATCGACTCCGGATCCGCGCCCAGTCAGCGTCAGTGACCACGTGTCCCGTAAAGAGGGACACGAACCCTAGAACG from Miscanthus floridulus cultivar M001 chromosome 11, ASM1932011v1, whole genome shotgun sequence includes these protein-coding regions:
- the LOC136491268 gene encoding O-fucosyltransferase 29-like, which encodes MGRKPDAVAKSYHSGGGGAGAGASSPRAARKAPPSPVFLGTALFVLGFVSLFTGHVVTDADWARIRSRWRSKQHRNYEPIDIWESKYSSMYYGCSGRSADFRSAVPENRSTGYLLIATSGGLNQQRIGITDAVVVAWILNATLVVPELDHHSFWKDDSDFSDIFDVEWFISYLSKDVTIVKRIPYEVMLSMDKLPWTMRAPRKSMPEFYIDEVLPILMRRRALQLTKFDYRLTSDLDEDLQKLRCRVNFHALKFTSSIHAMGQKLVQKLRLMNTRYVAVHLRFEPDMLAFSGCYYGGGEKERKELGEIRKRWDTLPELSAEDERSRGKCPLTPHEVGLMLRALGFGNDTLLYVASGEIYGGDETLQPLRELFANFYTKEKLAGDDLNPFLPFSSRLAAIDFIVCDESDVFVTNNNGNMAKVLAGRRRYMGHKRTIRPNAKKLNVLFQTRNQLGWDTFSRRVQKVQRGLMGEPDDIRPKQDDFHEFPSSCICLRKPGNISVTT